The Streptomyces kanamyceticus genome window below encodes:
- a CDS encoding GNAT family N-acetyltransferase, producing MSGTNNRIRPAISEDVPTAVRTLGRAFADYPFTRHVVDADDHEERVRRFQELFLTRVGMVYGRVWVAGAGRAVAVWTTPDRDPGPGFAAVGPLIGELAGARKAWFDAADRALQPFRPLRPAWFLATVGVDPDAQGQGLGRAVIRPGIEAADRAGYPAFLETSTERNVAFYQRLGFAVTAEIDLPDNGPRTWCMLREPV from the coding sequence GTGAGCGGTACGAACAACCGGATACGACCGGCGATCAGCGAGGACGTGCCGACGGCCGTCAGGACGCTCGGCCGTGCCTTCGCCGACTATCCCTTCACCCGGCACGTGGTCGACGCCGACGACCACGAGGAGCGCGTCCGCCGCTTCCAGGAGCTCTTCCTCACCCGCGTCGGGATGGTCTACGGACGCGTCTGGGTCGCGGGCGCGGGCCGGGCCGTCGCCGTGTGGACCACTCCGGACCGCGACCCGGGCCCCGGATTCGCCGCCGTCGGCCCGCTGATCGGTGAGCTCGCGGGGGCCCGCAAGGCGTGGTTCGACGCGGCCGACCGGGCGCTGCAGCCGTTCCGTCCGCTGCGCCCCGCGTGGTTCCTCGCCACGGTGGGCGTGGACCCCGACGCGCAGGGGCAGGGCCTCGGCCGCGCGGTGATCAGACCCGGCATCGAGGCGGCCGACCGGGCGGGGTACCCCGCTTTCCTGGAGACGTCGACCGAACGCAACGTGGCGTTCTACCAGCGGCTCGGCTTCGCCGTCACCGCGGAGATCGACCTGCCCGACAACGGCCCGCGCACGTGGTGCATGCTCCGCGAGCCGGTGTAG
- a CDS encoding ROK family transcriptional regulator, translating into MTARPANAHQARLLRLLRDGGPNSRAQLGDQVDLSRSKLAVEVDRLLETGLVVADGLAASRGGRRSHNIRLAPALRFLGVDIGATSIDVAVTNAELEVLGHINQPMDVREGPVAVFEQVLVMAAKLKATGLAEGFDGAGIGVPGPVRFPEGVPVAPPIMPGWDGFPVREALSQDLGCPVMVDNDVNLMAMGEQHAGVARSVGDFLCVKIGTGIGCGIVVGGEVYRGTTGSAGDIGHIQAEPDGRPCACGNKGCLEAYFSGAALARDAEEAAREGRSAELATRLGEAGRLSAVDVAAAAAAGDATALDLIRAGGNRTGQVIAGLVSFFNPGLVVIGGGVTGLGHTLLAAIRTQVYRQSLPLATGNLPIVLGELGPTAGVIGGARLISDHLFSPA; encoded by the coding sequence ATGACGGCTCGACCCGCCAACGCGCACCAGGCGCGGTTGTTGCGGCTGCTGCGTGACGGAGGTCCCAACTCCCGTGCGCAGCTGGGCGATCAGGTCGATCTCTCGCGGTCCAAACTGGCCGTCGAGGTCGACCGGCTCCTGGAGACCGGACTCGTGGTCGCCGACGGACTCGCCGCCTCGCGCGGCGGCCGCCGCTCCCACAACATCCGCCTGGCCCCCGCCCTCCGCTTCCTCGGCGTGGACATCGGCGCGACCTCGATCGACGTCGCGGTCACCAACGCCGAGCTGGAGGTGCTCGGGCACATCAACCAGCCCATGGACGTGCGCGAGGGCCCGGTCGCGGTCTTCGAACAGGTCCTCGTCATGGCGGCCAAACTGAAGGCCACCGGGCTCGCGGAGGGATTCGACGGCGCCGGGATCGGCGTCCCGGGCCCCGTCCGCTTCCCCGAGGGCGTCCCGGTCGCCCCGCCGATCATGCCGGGCTGGGACGGCTTCCCCGTACGGGAGGCCCTCAGCCAGGACCTGGGCTGCCCCGTCATGGTCGACAACGACGTGAACCTCATGGCGATGGGGGAGCAGCACGCGGGCGTCGCACGCTCCGTGGGCGACTTCCTCTGCGTCAAGATCGGCACGGGCATCGGCTGCGGCATCGTCGTCGGCGGCGAGGTCTACCGCGGTACGACGGGCAGCGCCGGCGACATCGGCCACATCCAGGCGGAACCGGACGGACGCCCCTGCGCCTGCGGCAACAAGGGCTGTCTGGAGGCCTACTTCAGCGGCGCGGCACTCGCCCGCGACGCCGAGGAGGCGGCCAGGGAGGGGCGTTCGGCGGAGCTCGCCACGCGGCTCGGCGAGGCGGGGCGGCTCAGCGCCGTCGACGTCGCGGCGGCCGCCGCCGCGGGCGATGCCACCGCGCTCGACCTCATCCGGGCGGGCGGCAACCGCACCGGACAGGTCATCGCGGGACTCGTCAGCTTCTTCAACCCCGGTCTCGTGGTGATCGGCGGCGGTGTGACAGGACTCGGCCACACACTGCTCGCCGCGATCCGTACCCAGGTCTACCGCCAGTCGCTGCCCCTGGCGACCGGCAACCTCCCCATCGTCCTCGGCGAGTTGGGGCCGACCGCCGGAGTCATCGGCGGCGCCCGGCTCATCAGCGACCACCTGTTCTCCCCGGCCTGA
- a CDS encoding beta-ketoacyl-ACP synthase III gives MHGSRIVAVGHYQPAKVLTNAELAGVVDTSDEWIRSRVGIRTRHVAGPEEPVDELAAHAGGKALAAAGLTPDAIDLVLVATSTAIDRSPNMAARVSARLGIPSPSAMDLNVVCAGFTHALATADHTVRAGAATRALVIGADKMTQVTDWTDRTTCVLTGDGAGAAVVEACGPGEEAGIGPVLWGSVPEMGNAVRIEGTPPRFAQEGQSVYRWATTQLPPLARATCERAGLTPADLAGVVLHQANLRIIEPLAERIGAVNAVVARDVVDSGNTSAASVPMALSKLVERGEIRSGDPVLLFGFGGNLSYAGQVVRCP, from the coding sequence ATGCACGGCTCGCGCATCGTCGCCGTCGGCCACTATCAGCCCGCCAAGGTGCTCACCAACGCGGAGCTGGCGGGGGTGGTCGACACCAGCGACGAGTGGATCCGGTCCCGGGTGGGCATCCGCACCCGTCATGTCGCGGGCCCCGAGGAGCCGGTCGACGAACTGGCCGCGCACGCGGGCGGCAAGGCCCTGGCCGCCGCGGGCCTGACGCCCGACGCCATCGACCTGGTCCTGGTCGCCACCTCCACGGCCATCGACAGGTCACCGAACATGGCGGCCAGGGTCTCCGCGCGGCTCGGCATCCCCTCGCCCTCCGCCATGGACCTCAACGTGGTCTGCGCGGGCTTCACGCACGCCCTGGCCACCGCCGACCACACGGTGCGGGCCGGGGCGGCGACCCGCGCCCTGGTCATCGGCGCGGACAAGATGACCCAGGTCACCGACTGGACGGACCGCACCACCTGCGTCCTGACCGGCGACGGGGCGGGCGCCGCCGTGGTCGAGGCGTGCGGCCCCGGCGAGGAGGCGGGGATCGGCCCCGTCCTGTGGGGCTCGGTGCCCGAGATGGGCAACGCCGTCCGGATCGAGGGCACCCCGCCGCGCTTCGCCCAGGAGGGCCAGAGCGTCTACCGCTGGGCCACGACGCAGCTGCCGCCGCTCGCCCGCGCGACCTGCGAGCGCGCCGGACTCACCCCCGCCGACCTCGCGGGCGTGGTCCTGCACCAGGCGAACCTGCGCATCATCGAACCGCTCGCGGAGCGCATCGGCGCGGTGAACGCCGTTGTCGCGCGCGATGTCGTCGACTCCGGCAACACCTCGGCGGCGAGCGTCCCCATGGCCCTGTCCAAGCTGGTGGAGCGCGGCGAGATCCGCTCGGGCGACCCGGTGCTGCTCTTCGGCTTCGGCGGCAACCTGTCGTACGCGGGGCAGGTCGTGCGCTGTCCCTGA
- a CDS encoding OFA family MFS transporter — MRPPVAPPGWSRWLVPPAALSVHLSIGQAYAWSVFKPPLESALDLSGTQSALPFQLGIVMLGLSAAFGGTLVERNGPRWAMTVALVCFSSGFLIAALGAATGQYWLIVFGYGFVGGIGLGIGYISPVSTLIKWFPDRPGMATGIAIMGFGGGALIASPWSAWMLDSFGTDGHGIALAFLVHGLTYAVFMSLGVFLVRVPRTEGAHKPGGPGALDGPQVSARSAVRTPQFWCLWVVLCMNVTAGIGILEKAAPMITDFFADTSTPVSVSAAAGFVALLSAANMAGRIGWSSASDLIGRKNIYRLYLGVGALMYLLIAQFGDDSKPLFVVCALVILSFYGGGFATVPAYLKDLFGTYQVGAIHGRLLTAWSTAGVLGPLIVNRVADHQEEAGKHGSALYGLSFTIMIGLLVVGFVANELVRPVHPRHHVPAPKEDTDDDHAAERTAP, encoded by the coding sequence ATGAGGCCCCCCGTCGCACCCCCCGGCTGGAGTCGCTGGCTCGTGCCGCCCGCCGCCCTTTCCGTACATCTCTCCATCGGCCAGGCCTACGCCTGGAGCGTCTTCAAGCCGCCCCTCGAATCCGCCCTCGACCTCAGCGGCACCCAGAGCGCGCTGCCCTTCCAGCTCGGCATCGTCATGCTCGGCCTGTCCGCCGCCTTCGGCGGCACGCTCGTCGAGCGCAACGGACCGCGCTGGGCCATGACCGTCGCGCTCGTCTGCTTCTCCTCCGGCTTCCTGATCGCCGCCCTCGGCGCCGCGACAGGCCAGTACTGGCTGATCGTGTTCGGCTACGGCTTCGTCGGCGGGATCGGCCTCGGCATCGGCTACATTTCCCCGGTCTCCACCCTGATCAAGTGGTTCCCCGATCGCCCCGGCATGGCCACCGGCATCGCGATCATGGGCTTCGGCGGCGGCGCGCTCATCGCCTCGCCCTGGTCGGCGTGGATGCTGGACTCCTTCGGCACGGACGGACACGGCATCGCGCTCGCGTTCCTGGTGCACGGCCTGACGTACGCCGTCTTCATGTCTCTCGGCGTGTTCCTGGTGCGCGTGCCGCGTACGGAAGGTGCGCACAAGCCCGGCGGGCCCGGCGCGCTCGACGGGCCGCAGGTCTCCGCCCGCTCCGCCGTGCGCACCCCGCAGTTCTGGTGCCTGTGGGTGGTCCTGTGCATGAACGTGACCGCGGGCATCGGCATCCTGGAGAAGGCCGCCCCGATGATCACGGACTTCTTCGCGGACACCTCGACGCCCGTGTCCGTCTCCGCCGCGGCAGGCTTCGTCGCCCTGCTCTCCGCGGCCAACATGGCGGGACGCATCGGCTGGTCATCGGCGTCCGACCTGATCGGCCGCAAGAACATCTACCGCCTCTATCTGGGCGTCGGCGCGCTCATGTACCTCCTGATCGCGCAGTTCGGAGACGACTCGAAGCCGCTGTTCGTCGTCTGCGCGCTGGTGATCCTCTCGTTCTACGGAGGCGGCTTCGCGACCGTCCCCGCCTACCTGAAGGACCTCTTCGGGACCTACCAGGTCGGCGCCATCCACGGCAGGCTGCTCACCGCCTGGTCCACGGCGGGGGTGCTCGGGCCGCTGATCGTGAACCGCGTGGCCGACCACCAGGAAGAGGCGGGCAAACACGGCTCCGCGCTCTACGGCCTCTCCTTCACGATCATGATCGGTCTGCTCGTCGTGGGCTTCGTCGCCAACGAACTCGTCAGGCCCGTCCACCCCCGCCACCACGTGCCCGCCCCGAAGGAGGACACCGACGATGACCACGCCGCCGAGCGCACCGCCCCGTAG
- a CDS encoding MFS transporter small subunit has protein sequence MTTPPSAPPRSRRALILFAWLWVGIPLAYGLYELVHKATQLFTG, from the coding sequence ATGACCACGCCGCCGAGCGCACCGCCCCGTAGCCGCCGCGCACTCATCCTTTTCGCCTGGCTTTGGGTGGGTATTCCCCTCGCCTACGGCCTCTACGAACTCGTACACAAGGCCACCCAGCTGTTCACCGGGTGA
- a CDS encoding 2-dehydropantoate 2-reductase: protein MKVAVLGAGAIGAYVGAALHRAGADVHLVARGPHLAAMRQHGVRVLSPRGDFTARTHATDDPADIGPVDFVFLGLKANSYAACGPLIEPLLHESTAVIAAQNGIPWWYFHRHGGPHEGHRIESVDPGGAVSAVLAPERAVGCVVYAATELEGPGVVRHLEGTRFSIGEPDRSRSARCAAFSEAMVAGGLKCPVEPELRGDIWIKLLGNISFNPISALARATMREMCLHGGTRRVIEIMMNETLAVAAALGCEPDISVERRLAGAERVGDHRTSTLQDLERGKPLELDVLLAAVVELADITGVPVPTLRTVHAISDLLALRTAA, encoded by the coding sequence GTGAAAGTCGCAGTCCTCGGTGCCGGTGCGATCGGCGCCTACGTCGGAGCCGCGCTGCACCGCGCGGGTGCCGACGTCCATCTCGTAGCCCGTGGACCCCACTTGGCGGCCATGAGGCAGCACGGAGTAAGGGTCCTCAGCCCTCGCGGCGACTTCACCGCGCGGACCCACGCCACCGACGATCCGGCCGACATCGGGCCCGTCGACTTCGTCTTCCTCGGCCTGAAGGCCAACTCGTACGCGGCGTGCGGGCCGCTGATCGAGCCCCTGCTCCATGAATCGACCGCGGTGATCGCCGCGCAGAACGGCATCCCCTGGTGGTACTTCCACCGGCACGGCGGACCGCACGAAGGACACCGCATCGAGAGCGTCGACCCGGGCGGTGCGGTCAGCGCGGTGCTCGCGCCCGAACGGGCCGTCGGCTGCGTGGTCTACGCGGCCACCGAGCTCGAAGGCCCGGGCGTCGTACGCCACTTGGAGGGCACTCGGTTCTCCATCGGCGAGCCGGACCGCTCCCGCTCCGCGCGCTGCGCCGCCTTCAGCGAGGCCATGGTGGCGGGCGGCCTCAAGTGCCCGGTCGAGCCCGAACTCCGCGGCGACATCTGGATCAAGCTGCTCGGCAACATCTCCTTCAACCCGATCAGCGCGCTCGCCCGCGCCACGATGCGCGAGATGTGTCTGCACGGCGGCACCCGGCGGGTCATCGAGATCATGATGAACGAGACGCTCGCGGTGGCCGCGGCCCTCGGCTGCGAGCCCGACATCTCCGTGGAGCGCCGCCTCGCGGGCGCCGAACGCGTCGGCGACCACCGCACCTCCACCCTCCAGGACCTGGAGCGCGGCAAACCGCTGGAACTCGACGTGCTGCTCGCGGCCGTCGTGGAGCTGGCGGACATCACCGGTGTCCCGGTGCCGACGCTGCGCACCGTGCACGCCATCTCGGACCTGCTCGCATTGAGGACCGCCGCATGA
- a CDS encoding GntR family transcriptional regulator, translated as MLSTGLPQGAVPRLERPGPLRERVYEALLELITTRSLQPGQHLVESELAGHLGVSRQPVREALQRLNTEGWVDLRPAQGAFVHEPTEEEADQLLTVRTLLEAEAARLAAANTGTAGITALDELCTQGEQAVADGDVDQVVTLNAAFHAKVMELAGNVVLAELAGQVDRRVRWYYTPVARQRGSQSWIEHRELIAAIAERDEQRATDIMRAHTEHTRKTYHQRDRG; from the coding sequence ATGTTGTCCACAGGACTGCCGCAGGGGGCGGTGCCCAGGCTCGAACGCCCCGGGCCGCTCAGAGAGCGTGTCTACGAGGCGCTGCTCGAACTCATCACGACCCGCTCGCTGCAGCCGGGGCAGCACCTCGTCGAGAGCGAACTCGCCGGACACCTCGGCGTCTCCCGGCAGCCGGTGCGCGAGGCGCTGCAACGCCTCAACACCGAGGGCTGGGTCGATCTGCGCCCGGCCCAGGGCGCCTTCGTGCACGAGCCGACCGAGGAGGAGGCGGACCAGCTCCTGACGGTCCGCACCCTGCTGGAGGCCGAGGCCGCCCGGCTCGCCGCCGCGAACACCGGCACCGCGGGCATCACCGCGCTCGACGAACTCTGCACCCAGGGCGAACAGGCCGTCGCCGACGGCGACGTGGACCAGGTGGTGACCCTCAACGCGGCCTTCCACGCCAAGGTGATGGAGCTCGCGGGCAACGTCGTCCTCGCCGAACTCGCCGGGCAGGTGGACCGCAGGGTGCGCTGGTACTACACGCCGGTCGCCCGGCAGCGCGGCAGCCAGTCCTGGATCGAGCACCGCGAACTGATCGCGGCGATCGCCGAGCGCGACGAGCAGCGGGCCACCGACATCATGCGCGCCCACACGGAGCACACCCGCAAGACGTACCACCAGCGCGACCGGGGCTGA